From one Synechocystis sp. PCC 6803 substr. PCC-P genomic stretch:
- a CDS encoding DUF29 domain-containing protein, translated as MVTQMNTKNLYQQDRCLWAKTMADLLKERRLDQLDCQNLIKEIEDMGRSQKKSLKRNLEILLMHLLKWKYQPHKQSNSWRLSIDEHRERILKQLKESPSLKRHFDLVLDEAYGRARKEASIETSIDISRFPALNPFLKEEILDQEFLPK; from the coding sequence ATGGTCACTCAGATGAATACCAAAAATCTTTATCAGCAAGACCGGTGTCTATGGGCAAAAACCATGGCGGATCTACTCAAGGAACGTCGGTTGGATCAACTAGACTGTCAAAATTTAATTAAAGAAATTGAAGATATGGGGCGGAGTCAAAAAAAGTCTCTAAAGCGTAATTTGGAGATTTTGTTAATGCACTTGCTTAAATGGAAATACCAACCCCATAAACAATCCAATAGCTGGAGGTTGAGCATTGACGAACACAGAGAAAGGATTCTTAAGCAGCTTAAAGAAAGCCCCAGTCTCAAACGTCATTTTGATTTAGTACTTGATGAAGCCTATGGGCGAGCCAGGAAAGAAGCCAGCATTGAAACCAGTATTGACATCAGTCGATTTCCCGCCCTAAATCCGTTCTTGAAAGAAGAGATTCTTGATCAAGAATTTTTACCAAAATAG